Part of the Ictalurus furcatus strain D&B chromosome 19, Billie_1.0, whole genome shotgun sequence genome, ATCCTGCATTCCGACTCACAGGTGATCCTGTTTCGCTTTGAAAGACACACTAACACTCAGACTTCAAATAACAagtgtttatattaataataataaacttacaAAATAGCTCCTTAAAGTAGTGAAAATTATAAAGAAAATAGTTGGGCAGGTAAAAACATTTCCTACTTCCGTTTTCACCTCTTCTAAGAAAACGGAGGCAGGTCTTTCCAGTAAAGgcaggtgttgtttttttcatcgAGTCCCATTTATATACACTCCAGGAAGTTCAGCTCATTTGTCTCGCCTACTTTGACACCGCACCTTGTTCCGCTGCACGAAAAACAGTTTGAGAACAGAAGCTGAAAACAGTCTTGAGATAATAATTCAGGGATTATTGTTGTACCATGAGAGCAGTATGGCTTTCAGGTGTTTAACAGCTGCTGTGtttgtcctctctctgtctgaggtGTCATGTCTAAACATCGCAAACAGCTCCTCTCTGACCTGCAACCAAATGGTGAGTAGATCATATAGTTTAGTAAAAAATCTTTACAATTTCATAATTCCTTTCAAAACTAAGCTTCAAGATTTCaggttgaggtttttttttagtttctgaTGACCCTTTGTGTAAAACAATATCAAAattctatttgtttgtttgtttgtttgcttttttctttgttttactaaatacaaaaacaaaattctgTATTCATATGGCCTCAATTAATTTCCTGTGTTTTTAGACGTGATCTTAACATCTCTGACGTtctaaagggttttttttcttcttcttctatataATCATGAGTAATAGCAAAACACCTTAAATGACACAATGTTGGCAAGTACTGTTGGAGAACATAGTTGTATGAAGCATGTTACTCATATTAATACTGTTTATTACACATCAGATGACTTACAGTACAGAAAGTACACATTTAGCCCATATAATATTGCTCACTTTCCTTAAAATGATTGtttccttttgttcttttctttaaagGTGCCATGTGATATTCAAATAAGTGAGTGTtttctgtgtacacacacacacaattgtcttactatccttgtgtgGACCTTCCAAAAGAACCTTTTGGctcttattataataataattattattattattattattattattatatgtagtagtagtattgagttattaatttaataatgtataaatgttCCCACACATTCAAAACTGTCATATGAAATTCAAGTATTAATAATCCTATAGCACTTTATCTTTTGAGTTCAAAATCTGAGTTTATTACTGTTTCCCCAGATAACTGTATGTATAAAGAATGGATGAAACCGCAGCTTTTCACTCCGACCAGTCCAGTGGATCTGAAGGTTCATGTAGACGTCAGAACGGATGAGAACAGAGACTTGGTGCCTGTAATCGTGGCCGAATGGAAAGCAAGGGATGATGGTTAGTATGTGAAGTCACCACGCTATGAGACATTGAGACATGGGTATTCTATAATGTGTTTCCTGCTGACCTATATGCACTCCTGTATTTCTTTAACACTAAGCCAAAGTTGAAGAAACACGAGTTATGTCAAAATGAATATCTGCATAACCTGTTAATTATAGACAATATCATTATAGGAAGCGAATAGATGTATATGATTATTTCTGATTATTGATTATGATTAGTGATGATGTCAACATTAAAgatgttaatatattaaaaacggggcgcacggtggcttagtggttagcacgttcacctcacacctccagggtccggggttcgagtcctgccggggccatgtgtgtgcgtagtttgcatgttctccccgtgctgcgggggtttcctcccccagtccaaagacatgcatggtaggctgattggcgagtctaaagtgtccgtagtgtatgaatgggtatgtgagtgtgtgattgtgccctgcgatggactggcactctgtccagggtgtaccccgccttgtgcccgatgcttcctggtttccccatgaccctgaagaaggagtaagtggtagaagatggatggatggatggatggatggatatattaaaaacaaaattcagGAAACATGTAGAAGTGTTCAGCTCACAAACTAGATCTTTCATGCAAAGATTGAGGTATTGtgtaaaaaagaaagggaaaaaaaagtaggcCATGAAAGACAACAACTTTGTCTAATTTGCAtacttttatcattttttgCTGGATTTTGAAGGAGAACTATCCATGTATAAAGTATATGTTTCTTGCAGGGAGCATTATACATTTGACTGGAACCGAGTTTCAAGTGACAAAGCAGGGCAGCGGTGAACACTTCTGTGTCCATTACATATTTCACAATAAGATTACTACAATGAGAAATCCTTCTGGTGAACAGGTGAGACATAAAACCACTATTTATACCTCAACATCtttctatcattattattattattattattaaatctctGATGTCGTATTTTGAATTGCAGTGGTCTTTTTCTCTGGACAAAGTGGTTGTTGATCCAGGTGAGACATATTTGGTGTCAGTCTCCAACCTCCCCAAGCCCAACTTAGCCTACACCAGTTACTACATCAACAAAACTATCCAAGTCTCGGGTAAGTTAATGCAAGTAAATGTTTAAAGGTTTAACCAAGATTAAGACTGGTCATCACTTCACTGCATAGTACAGACTTTTATTCCAAGTCACatgataattaaaaattaacaattttgaaagtaattaaatttgtgtatttgtgattATCAATAAACAACACTGGACAAATCATGACACAACTATGATTCAGTCTACCACTGAAAAAGCTGTGTTTGCAAGTGCATTTTCACTTTTAGTGGGACTTTTTGATGTGCGGTGTACGTTTAAGAGGATGTGACTTTTGACACTGGTAGTGTCACCAATACTGCTGTGTGCCACAAACTCTGTCAGCTGGCCATAAATCTGAAGAAATCAGTTTTGACTGATGTCTTAGACCTGGCTGGAAAATGTACCATACCAGTCTGTCCATATTTGAACTACTACCAGACTTTACCACTACTGCCAAAAGATTTTTCACGTGCAAGGTTTCGTGCATTTTGTCACGTCCTCCTGAACGTGCACTTGCTGAAAGTCTCACccaaagtctcttatatagtTCAGAATGCTGTTATAAATTTGTATCTGTTACAACAGGTTGTAAAGGTCCTGCTATGCAGTCGACTCGAATCTGTATTGAAAGAGGTGAGTGAACATCTGACTTTATTTGCCTTAGGAAAACAAAGACTAACATGCATGTGTACCGTCGTTATTTTTTTAGCACACTGCTTTGTTACACATCATTTCCACGCATCACTGCCTACGAATGTAATATTCACTGATCTCCTTGTGACACAGGAGAAAACTGGAATCCCAGTATTTCCATGGTGAAGTCAGGACCTCAGAACAGGACACTTTTTGTTACCTTTGACACTGATGAGCATTCTGAAAGTTATAAAGTCCATTTGAAGTGCAAAGAACACAAAGAAACCCAAAATCTCAGTAAGGTAAGGAACTAATTTAGACATTTCACAAACTGCTATGATATTATCACTACATATTTTGGCATTCTTGTACTTTGGATGAGCTAAGAATGAGTTATAATGCAGAAAGCAGTAAAGTGATGCACATCTTCCACGCATGgatacaaaataatttttatagcATTTTCAGTGCATCTTTTCTTATGCGCAGGAAAACAGGTCATCCCTAAATCTCACGTTTGACCTTGAAGCTTGGCCACACACATGCTGCAGTTTCACTGTGGAGGTATTTTTGCAATAGATTTGCAGTACTGTATACCTGTATATAAACTGTATACCTCCAATTATTATATAcaatttcatatttcatataagcattaatatacatataataattgttatttgttaaacaaatttttttttttttttttatgtattccATGTGTAGATCCAGCCCTTCTTTAAGTGTGGAAATGACTGCTTACGGAAGCAAAAGAATTTTAATATATGTCCAGGTATGAAACTTATACAGTCATCCAGTTTTCTGTATTCTTATTTTTGTGTGACTGCTAGAATGAGCAATTGAATGTTATTGGTTATGTTAATTTTTCTAAACAGATCCACCTAAGCCACTCGCAGGTGCAGATCATTTGTGGAAGGTTTTTACTGGGTTGTTTGTCCTACTCTGCGTCCTTTGTGCCATCTGTGCCATTTGTTTGCGCTGCAGGAAGCAGAAGAAGGGtaagaaatatgaaataatatttttatttcaaatatagCGGTTCAAATGACTCTTGGTAGCTTTCAGAAATGTGCTTACTGTGAGCAAAATATGCTACctattcataaaattaaaaaaaaaatcactgacagaCATGATTATTCAGTCAATATTATACTTTGGATTACAGGTACAGAAAAACCCCTGAATGAGCTCCCCACTTTAGATAATCTTCCAAATGCTGAGTGTTCCGTGCTGATCATCTACTCAAGAGACCACCCAAAATACACTGATATAGTGCTGAAGCTCTGTGCCTTCCTGAGGGCCAAATGCGGTACGGAGGTTTACTTGGACCTCCTGGACACGGCCTCTATTGGAGCCATGGGCCGCTTGCAATGGACAGAATTACAGAAGCGTCGTATAGAGCAATCCTCTGACAAAGTGCTGGTCCTTTGCTCACGAGGAGTGCAGGCCAAGTGGGGGGCTATGTGTGGCGAACCTCGAATCCTCTTACGTGAGGATGTTTGCTCACCAATGGGGGACATGCTGACACTCGCCCTGCAGCTCATTACACCCGACATGCAGCGGCCCGCCTCTTATGGCAAGTACTTGGTAGCATATTTTGAGGATATCAGTAACGAATATGATGTGCCCTCCATGTTTGACGTGGCGGTCAAATACAAGCTAATGAAGCACTTTGAAGAGCTCTTCTTCCGGATCCTGGATCTGGAGAAGTATCAGAAGGGGAAGGTGCACACAATTAAGGGCATTGGCATCGATGACTATATCAACTGCCCATCAGGCAAAGCTTTGAGGGACGCCATTGAAACCTTCCAGGCTTACCAGTTAGAGAATCCGGACTGGTTTGAAAAGGAGTGCTTAGCCAGTGAAGATGAGGTTCTGGTAGATGAGAGCAGACCTTTTCTTAACGGGAGTCCCACACCGGTTCATAAGTGTGAGCCTGTGCTCAACATCGGACCATCTGTATGCAAGTGTGAGGTGGAGATACACCCTATGGACCAGACCCATAGTGTATGGTCCACTGAAATACCACATCTTAACCGGGAATATGAGGAACCTTCTGTTCTAGATATCCAACCAGCATGCCAGGAATATTCCCTCTGTCCAGTGGAAGTTATGGAAGCCCCACTTGGTATCCACAAAGCTGGGGTGTGCCATGCAGATTCGGAGAACCATCCCTGCCTTTTAGTTGAACCTGTACTACGGGAACCTTTACCATCAAGTAGGAACGAGGTACATGTGAACAGCTGGCCACCTACAGAAGACTCCCCTGCCATTGATAAAGAGGAGGCCCTGAGGAAACTACTGAACCTCCAGGTCTCCCTGGTATCCGTTGATATTAcagctcctccaccttcagtgGATGATCAGTTCCAGACATCTTGGGATATGCACTCATCCCAGCCAATGGAGATTGATGAGAATCAGGTGGAAGAGGCCTCAGGAAAGAGACAATCTAGATTTTCGGATCAAGGATACAGTTCAAGAGACTCTGTGGTAAGGGAGGAGCCTCCTCCATCCTCTCTTGCTGCACTGGCTAAATTGCAGGAAGCCCTATACCTAAACAGTCCCATCTCGTCTGGATTCTGTACAGAGACAATGGAGAGCTGATATTAACATGAGGAGTCAGGGTGGAGGAGCATCTGTAGCCTATCCCATGAACACTTGGCGTGAAGCAGGAATGCAGCTTAATGGgctgccagtccattgcagagtGCCAAGTACACACATGAGTGCCATGTACGCACATATTCACAgcttgaaaaacaacaacattgttCTCAGGTTGTCAACAGGAAACCAGTGGAAACCCACATATTGTgtagatgtgttttattgttttcttagGTACAACAAGTGACAATTATTTGAAACCTGTGAACTGCTGTTTGTAGTGCTTACATGAGCTTGataatgcaaaagaaaaaagtcttgtaacattttaaatgacattttaacagaCATATGGACATCTGTCCACTGATTTCCATTTAAACAggtattacatttaatattgcacATAACCTTTTTGGTTAAAATGGGTTTTCATCACAGGGAATCTACAAGCTGTAATTTACGATATACTGATTACTTTACCATTGCATGCATTGCACTATAAACAACTTTTCgtgtaaaaacaaacatgtctgaAGATTATTTGTTTCTCAGTTTTCTCGTAGGTAGATTTGTATAATCAGATTAATGGATCTCCATCACATGGGGTTTTGAATGTAATACTATAATAGTACTTTATTAATaactgcaaattaaaaaaaactgcttcTTTGGTTGTATttgttgtgtgcttttttttttgtgaaatttattGTAAACATATCTGTCAAATAAAATGGTTGACCTGTCCCCTTATTCCAGGTTTAAGATTAGCTAATAAAATTCCGccattttatttaacaacaaGGTGATGTCAGGATTttatagtgcaaaaaaaaaaaagacccataAAGACTCTTGTGAGAGGGACTTCTGTATAACATTTGAAGGTGTACGCACAAGTATAATTCGGCATTTTACATGCGTGTTATTTTTCTCATATACACATATTCAAACATGGAATACATTTGTATTATAAACATATTCACACTGCACGGTGAGGCACAAAAATCCCATTTTTGATAATGCACTTTCGGCCTGCATATTTAACTTTTCTTTAAGATTCTTTCCGCTCTTTCTAAGTAAGGTTCCACCACTGTTTGTGGATACCAGCTAATACACTTCCTTGTCATTGAAATGCTTGTTATCtaaatgtaattgaacctgTAGACTAACCAAACAGGTTTTTAAAGCAGTGTATTCCAGTTCTGTGGAAAGAGCTAGAAAACATGGGGTTTTCCATTTCTTTGATCAGGCCTACTTATATTTCCTGCCTCTGACCTATTATAATACTTGAACTGAACTAAATGTTCAGTTCAAGTTGTATGTTGTCAGCATGTTGAGGTCATGCAGAGAGGTAGCCTAGCTCTGAATGGAGACTAATGAGATACAGCTACTGTGCCGAGGCCAATCTTATGTGAGTATGAGATCTATGGGCTACATATTTCCTCACTTTGTGGTATTCACAAAGTGTTAACAAGTATGTGGTTATGACCAATGGTATTAGCAATCATCCCAAGCCCATACTGTACACAATTAATGCAGTATTTCTTTCACAACTACCGGCCATAACATATCCTCcactgacattttaaataaaaagaacataGAATTTTCACTTGAAATATACACCAAGTCCTTAACATTTGACACCTTTTTCACAAGTGCATTTAAATACATCAACAGACAATGTGTCTGACTGCTCAACAACTGCGAGACAATGTCTACTTCACATTAGTTCAATGATATCTATTAAATGTTATATAGGTTTTTAGTATAGAAAATAAACTACTAATCGCATAGCACCCATTACCGACACATTTTCACAAGTTCGCACCTGTGAGTCTAAATGTGAGGTATGCACTGACACTGAGAACAGACTTCATGTCTAAATTCATTGCTTGGATCCATTTACAAACCATGTGATCCTATTACAGACTGTCCTGCCATGCTTAATCAGAGAGAGGTGCTCAACCTACTTTTTTAAGGAATACGCATGATTTTGTTCTTTCAGTTAAGCACTTACTAGCAGGCAAAGATAGTCTACCATTTTGACCAACGTGGTCTGTGTTTTGAGCATCATATTGgttttctgaatgttttcatttcactctTCTGACTAAACTTTTGCAATTTTGCACTGGTTAAATACTTGCTGTCAATTAAGGACTTTTTCTTAACTGACTCGAATTcttaaggcaagacactacaggtagAAATGACAATTTTGGCCACAACagtcatttttcaaaaatattttttggataaattgTATATACAACATTCACTTAAAATGTAttgattatttgtttaattcactGTTTTTCATCCACTCATGGTCACATTATCTGAAACTTTGAAGAAGGCCTTATAAATCTTATAGACCATAATGACTACAATGGAAACacatgaaatcacatttttaaaactgtttttataaaaatgttaaaaattctACATTCAGAAGCAAAGATCTCAGTTTCTACATGACCGGCATTTATAATTTTAAGTTCACTGCTATCTCTAATTAGAAGGATATTGCAGAGGAATTTCCCAAAACGCTGATTATTGTTGAATTTATATTAGAATTTATACTgaaaatggcaacaaaaaataatacatttttcaaaaataataaatatggtaTTTTCTTGATTAAACAAACTTTCAGTAAAAAGAACATGTCTCcactgtgaaataaatatttttgttctaAACATAAGGCTTTAATTAGTATGCaacatttatatatgtaaatgtacattacTGAAAATGTGCCAATGCAAAAATACCTGTAAGCATACCTcacaaagatttttatttatttctttttaaagaaaactatCCTATTCACCTGTAGTGTTTTGCCTTAACACAGGAGGTTTTCACATAAAGAAAGATTGAGCTGCTCTTGTTAGGGAGCGTTAGCCTGCAGCTAGTGATCAGCTACATACTACCCTGTCAGTAGTGTTGTGTCGGTAATAGATGCATTTCATGCTTTTAACAGCACATGTGTGACATTCCATAATTACTATGAATAAATTCTCAATAGTTTCATTAAAGTGCCTCACAATACAAGTGCAAATCAAAAACACCACGAGTCACGCATCACTAATGACCATCGGGATCATGAACACACACCAGAGAGGGTTTACACCCGGTGAAGTCGAGGGAAGAAAGGTTGGATTTGGCTCAGTTCCAATATAGCATCCTATTGGACTTGGCTAATGATATGAAGTTAGCTTGATATTAGATATTTCATATCCACGCCAAAAGGTCAGTGATGCTAGTTAGGGACTGACTTCAAAGTGCCATaagatgaaaatgaagaaatcaatAAGTCTTTACTTGAGTACTATATAAAAGTTGCAGTTAGATGGCAGTAATGATGCACAACTTCTGGACTTTGaatgtagaataaaaaaataaatttttacctTTGGAATTGCAACATGTTTGAACTGTTTGACAAACAATgttaaaaccaactgtaaagagTGCAACTAGGTGACAATAATGAGGCACAACTTTTGGACAtaattcaatacttattttgtATTAGCTTTTCTTAAGCAAGCAACATTTAAATTGCAATTTTCTCAGTTCTATGCAGATTAGGTATGCGGTAAAGCCACAAATCCATATGATTGGCTCAAACGATTACTCAGACCAATCCTATGGTGTGTGTGGTCCAACATTTACAACATTAGTTCCTATTTATAGTTTGATGTACAAAAATGGAAGCGAAGCTTGTTTACCATGGTTATTCCCTCCATCCAGCTGTAAAAGCCCCACTTGGTATCCATCTTATCCTGTTATATACACAACCtctcttatatatatttttttaaattttattatttttttaaccacgGCTTGgttgctggtttgagtatttcagaaactgctgatctcctgggattttcacacgcaacagtctctagaatttacacagaatggtgcataaaacaaacaaaaaaacatcttgtgcataaaacaaacaaaaaaccatcgTAGGGTCTGAAGGCTGAAACAGatccttgttgatgaaagagatcagaggagaataaccagactggtttgagctgacagggaGTATATTGTAACTcagataatcactctttacaaatgtggtgagcagaaaagcatctcagaatgcacaacacgtgtgcacaatgtggtcttctgctattgtagcagatctacctcaaggttcgatgttttgtgcatgctgagatgtttttctgctcatcacggttgGAAAG contains:
- the il17ra1a gene encoding interleukin 17 receptor A1a — its product is MAFRCLTAAVFVLSLSEVSCLNIANSSSLTCNQMVPCDIQINNCMYKEWMKPQLFTPTSPVDLKVHVDVRTDENRDLVPVIVAEWKARDDGSIIHLTGTEFQVTKQGSGEHFCVHYIFHNKITTMRNPSGEQWSFSLDKVVVDPGETYLVSVSNLPKPNLAYTSYYINKTIQVSGCKGPAMQSTRICIERGENWNPSISMVKSGPQNRTLFVTFDTDEHSESYKVHLKCKEHKETQNLSKENRSSLNLTFDLEAWPHTCCSFTVEIQPFFKCGNDCLRKQKNFNICPDPPKPLAGADHLWKVFTGLFVLLCVLCAICAICLRCRKQKKGTEKPLNELPTLDNLPNAECSVLIIYSRDHPKYTDIVLKLCAFLRAKCGTEVYLDLLDTASIGAMGRLQWTELQKRRIEQSSDKVLVLCSRGVQAKWGAMCGEPRILLREDVCSPMGDMLTLALQLITPDMQRPASYGKYLVAYFEDISNEYDVPSMFDVAVKYKLMKHFEELFFRILDLEKYQKGKVHTIKGIGIDDYINCPSGKALRDAIETFQAYQLENPDWFEKECLASEDEVLVDESRPFLNGSPTPVHKCEPVLNIGPSVCKCEVEIHPMDQTHSVWSTEIPHLNREYEEPSVLDIQPACQEYSLCPVEVMEAPLGIHKAGVCHADSENHPCLLVEPVLREPLPSSRNEVHVNSWPPTEDSPAIDKEEALRKLLNLQVSLVSVDITAPPPSVDDQFQTSWDMHSSQPMEIDENQVEEASGKRQSRFSDQGYSSRDSVVREEPPPSSLAALAKLQEALYLNSPISSGFCTETMES